In Gimesia panareensis, the genomic window CGCAGAGCATACGTTCCGTTATTCCCGTTGTTCTGCTGTACGAGATGATCACGGCCCTGGGCTCCCGCTTTCCCCAGCAGCGCACCGAGCATATTATAGCTGTCGCGACAGCCATCCTGGGGGAGCGACTGACCGGCCAGCGCTGCCAGGCTGGCTGGCAGATCGATCGTGCAGACCATTTCATCACTCACACCAGGCTTGATCCGCCCTTTCCAGCGGGTAATAAAGGGAGTCCGGGTTCCGCCTTCGTAGACACTGTACTTGCCTCCGGAATACGGTCCTGCCGCGCGGTGGTTTCCAATTTTTTCCAGCGCGCCATCTTTGTATCCATCATCCAGTACAGGACCATTATCGGAACAGAACACAACCAGCGTATTTTCAGCCAGTTGGAGGCGATCGAGCGTTTTCATCAACTCTCCCACACACCAGTCGAGTTGAATGATGGCATCGCCGCGATAACCGAGTTTTGTTTTTCCCTGAAAACGTTCATGGGGCATTCGGGGCACATGGATGTCATGCGAAGCAAAGAACAGAAAGAAGGGCTTCTCTTTATTCTTCTCGATGAACTCAACCGACTTCTCAACCCATTTATCCGCCAGATCTTCATCCCGGAAGCGCGCCGCATGCCCGCCTGTGTAGAAGCCGATGCGACTGATCCCATTATGGATGGTCGAATTATGCCCGTGCGACCAGTCCATTTTGAGCGTATCGCGATGCGTCAGTCCCGTAGGATGATCGGGACTGGGCTTTTTATTTCCCACCCAGAGCGGATCGGCGGGATCCAGATTCGGCACCCGATGGTCTTTCACATAAACCTGCGGTACACGATCGTTGGTCGTCGGCAGCAGGAAGCAGGTATCGAAGCCGATTTCCAGCGGTCCGGGTTTCAGTTCGCCGTTCCAGTCCGGCCCGGCATCTCCCCCCAGCCCCAGATGCCATTTCCCGATCACGGCAGTCGTATACCCGGCCCGTTTCAGCAGGGAGGCAACTGTCTCCGTGCCAGGCTTGATAATGGCCGGTGCATTCGGCGGCGCGATCCCGGTGCGTTTTCCCCGAAAGGCATATGTCCCGGTCAAAAATGAATAGCGGGTCGGCGTGCAGGTCGAAGCCGAACAGTAACCGCTGGTGAACCGCAGGCCTTCCGAGGCCAGCTGATCGATGTGAGGTGTCTTCAGAGCGGTTGCCCCATAACAGGACAGATCGCCATATCCCAGATCGTCGGCCATGATCACGATCACATTGGGAGTCGCAGCTTCCAGTTGAACAGGACCATAAAACACCGACACAAACAGCAGCATCAGGATGATTGAGAATTGTCGTGACATGGAAGCGCTTTCAATTGACTGATATTAAGGAATGAAATGATTGCCTGTCTGGGATGTCAGTTTTCCGATTTGCCGGCAGGAATCGGAACGCCGCTTCTGGAAAAGGCGATGGCGCGTGAACCGGAAGCGCCGACCATCACCGTTTCCACCAGGGGCGGCTCAACCTCTTCCCCAGCCATCCAGTTCACCAGGAAATTGGCGCCGGATCCCCCTGTACTGTCTTTCTCTTCCACCAGAAACTCAATCGTCTGAAAGGGTGCCAGCTTGATCGTCTGATCCAGGTAGATCTTGATCGATTCTCCATCGGTATCCACATAATTAATCGCTGTCAGATAAACCGGTTGATCCTGATTGATATTGCGAATACTCAATGTGGTTTCCAGCAGCAGAGGCGATCCTCCATGATAATAAATATGCGAATAGCAGGGTGCATAGATCGAACCACTCCGCGTCAGCTTCTGTGAATCAATCTTGCCTGCTTCGTACTCGGAAAGTTCCGGGGGCTGATAACTTCGCGGTGGCACGAACTTCAGCTCATCCTCAAAACGCGCAAAGCGGTTGTCGAGATAAACGGCCCCGGCAATCAGGATCAGAGTCAGTACTCCCAGCACCAGGAATAAAACAACCCACTTCTCCCACAACCACAAAAACCAGTCGGGATATTCACCTTTATTTGCCATCGCACATGCTTCCCTTGTGTCAGCTGTAATTTCCATCCCGGCAGCCAGTCCGAAATCAGATTGAGATCAGACCAGTTGAGGCACTTCCTGTCGGCTGTTGTATTAAACAATACCTCACCTGACATGAAAAGTCATACCGGCAGCCAACGTGCAAGCTACGGTAAATGTTTCTGTAACTCTTCCAGGCGGGCCAGGCAGTTTTTCACCAGCGACTCCAGCCGGGCATCCGACTGGCCGGCCGCTTCGATCATTGAATGATAATACTGCACAATCTCTTGCGGGCTCGCACCAAAGTGCCCCCAGAATTCCGAGCGGTCTTCCGTCTGCAGATCGAACAGCATCGCTTCCAGGTTATGCAGTTTGTCAGCCAGTTCGATGGCTCGCGCACCTTCGGAAGCCTGTTGCATCACCTGGATATGATCCCGCTTGCGGTCGCGCCAGCTGCGCTTTTTTCCGTCCTCGGCTTCCTTCTCCTCTGTCATTTCTCTGACATACTGCAGAATTTCATCCGAAAAGGTTTCCGCCAGATCCTCAAACGTCAGCGCTGTGTCTTCCACGACATCATGCAGGGCCGCGGCAGCGAGAATCGATTCTTCATGAAACCCCGCCTTGACCAGAATCAGGCAGACTCCCATCGGGTGTGCAATGTAGGGAATGCCGGATGACTTTCGTTTCTGTGATTTATGTGCCTCGGCTGCGACCCGGATTGCATTTTCAACCACCGGGGAGTGAAGTGTTTCCATTGTGATGACTTTGGTTTAACGTGGTTCGTTCGGAGTTTCCTGGGAATGCCGGAACTGATTGAAACGCGTGTATTCCCAATGGCGATACAGGGCGGACCGCTTCAACAGATTTGCCTGACTGTCGACGGTTTCGACCTTGCCATCCTGGATCACTACCACCTGGTCCACGCGTCTGAGCGTCGTAATCCGGGAAGGAATCACCAGGATTGTCCGGTTCTGGAATATCCGGGCGTAAGCATCTTCGAGCAGCGTTTTGGTGTCCTCATCCAGGGGACCTTCCGGCTCCTCAATGATCATCAGTGCGGGCTTTCTCAACAGTGCCCGTGCCAGCCCCAGGCGGAAACTTTCCCCGGTCGTCAGATCTTCACCATGCTGCCCCAATACGGTTTCGTATCCTTGAGGCAGATTCTGAATGAACTGATGCGCGTGGGACTCTTTCGAGGCGGCGATGACTTCCTGCAGCGAATAGCGTTCATCGCCACAGCGAATATTGTCTTTTACGCTTCCAGTGAGATAAGGATCGTTTCCGCTGACAAAAATTGCCTCCGCCCTCAGAGATTCGAGCGTCACCCAGGCGGTATCTTCGCCGTCCATCAGGACGCGCCCCGACCGAGGTTCAATAAACCGCGGAATCAGAAAACTGACAGCTCGCGGAGCCAGTTTGTCCAGAGAAACCAGGGCGGTACTGGTTCCAGCGGGAACTTTCAGATCAAAACCGTTTAAGATCAGCGGCGAATTGGCAGTGAGACTGTAGTTGACATTTTCGAACTGCAGTGCCGAGGACAGTGGTTCGAGGAACTTGGCCCCCACCGCCTGTCCCACTTCCGGAATGAGGTTCAGATAACGGTAAATCGAGCTGGCTGCCACGTTGGCTTCTTCGCGGACGTGTAACAAAGTATGTAAGCCACTGACGGGCAGGTAGAAAAAGCCAAAAATCCCGACCACCAGTACCGCAGCCGACAGTGGCAGAACTTCGGGATTGACCAGAACCTTGTATCCCACCAGAAAGACTACCAGGCAGGAACAGAAGACGGCCAGCCCGCGGGCGATGCGATGCCCCCAGCCCTCCACACGTTTCAGCTTTTCCAGATTTTCGGTGTACTTGGCCAGGTGTTTCTGGAACTGTTCGTGTTCCGCGTTTTCCATTCCGTAACCACGTACCAGCCGCGTGCTCCGCAGATTTTCGGCCAGCAGCGAAAGCTCTGTTTCAATGGTCACCAGCGTTTTCGCGTGTTGCAGTTCAGAATCTTTGCGGTGCTGCAATAGAAAATACCAGGCGGCAGCCAGCGGGATAATACACTGCAAGGTCAATCGCCAGTCAATGGAAACAGCGATCAGTAACAACACAACCACGGTCAAAATATGACGTGTCAGGTCATAGACCCAGTGAAATACGCCGCTCTGGACAGTGCCGACATCCTGAATGAACAGATGAAACGCCTGCTCGGTCTCTTTTCCCGATAAATCCCCGGGGCCCAGCCGGAGTGCCTGACGGTGAATCATATTCCGTAAGGTCGTGGAAATATGATACGACACTTTGAGGCTCCGCAGTCGGCATCGCCAGCGGATCAGAACCCGGATACTGGCCAGCACCAGTGATACCAGAATCAGTGTGAACAGGGCCGACTGATTCTGCTGCAGTAAAGGGACCCGCTGATAGAGTGATTTCAAAAGCCCCAAATGGTACTTGGAATGAGTCCACCAGACAGAAGGCAGAATCCCCGTGTTTGAAAGACTCAAACGCTCCAGTGCCGGCCTGGGTTGAGAGGCAGCCGGAGCCGCTTTTTTTTCCGGTTCCGGTTCGGGCTGCTTTTCAGCGGCCTCTTTTTTGGTATCCAGTTTCGGCTTGGGCTGGTTTTCTTCCGCGGGCTCAGGTTTTTCGACAGGCTCTGCTGCGACCGTAATGCCCTGCAGTTCCTGCAACAACTGCACCTGCGTTGCTCCCTGAACCGCGATCTTGCCCTGATGATCCAGCAAATCAAGGATCAGAAAAAAGATGAGCAGCAGAAGCGCCAGCAACAGACCATTGATAAATGACCAGAACACAACGGATCTGGCAGACCCACGAAAAAACTCCCGCGCGGGGAATGCGCGATGGAATGCGTTGGGCTGACGATTTGACACAGGACCCACCGAATCTGTTTTGAATGGTTAAAGAATGAAGCCTGTCCCCTGTCTGTCAGGCAAGGTCCCGGTCTTCAAACAAGATAAAGGCAACCAGAATCGCGATTCCGGAATAGAGCAGACAGCTAAGTGCAGAATGACCAATATAGACAGGTGGAACCACGGTTCCTGTTGCAACCGCTGGTGACATATTGAAGTTATCGAGGTTGGGCAGAATTGTGGCAATCAACTGCCCGGTAAATTTCACAAACTCGAGCCCTTCCGCCTTGGCCTGAACCAGGTTGGGGGTCAGGTGACCGATGATATACACGCCAAAGCAGATAATCATATTGACCATCATCGGCAGACGCGTCGAGATGGCCACGCTGATCGCGGTCAGGATGGCGACTTCCATATAAATCAGCAGGATCCCGGGCAGAATCAACCAGACGGCTGCCATCCGCTCTGCATGAGTTGGCGGTTCCTGGGCTGCTTCGCGTGCATCATAGCCGACTTTGAAGTAGACCAGCAGGAGG contains:
- a CDS encoding sulfatase family protein; this translates as MSRQFSIILMLLFVSVFYGPVQLEAATPNVIVIMADDLGYGDLSCYGATALKTPHIDQLASEGLRFTSGYCSASTCTPTRYSFLTGTYAFRGKRTGIAPPNAPAIIKPGTETVASLLKRAGYTTAVIGKWHLGLGGDAGPDWNGELKPGPLEIGFDTCFLLPTTNDRVPQVYVKDHRVPNLDPADPLWVGNKKPSPDHPTGLTHRDTLKMDWSHGHNSTIHNGISRIGFYTGGHAARFRDEDLADKWVEKSVEFIEKNKEKPFFLFFASHDIHVPRMPHERFQGKTKLGYRGDAIIQLDWCVGELMKTLDRLQLAENTLVVFCSDNGPVLDDGYKDGALEKIGNHRAAGPYSGGKYSVYEGGTRTPFITRWKGRIKPGVSDEMVCTIDLPASLAALAGQSLPQDGCRDSYNMLGALLGKAGAQGRDHLVQQNNGNNGTYALRTGKWKLQRYDKQTARNIIVEQELSNTKVPHYQLFDLEQDPAENRNVIQDHPEVARQLKKQLADLIEQGSSRPGAVAPAAK
- a CDS encoding DUF3124 domain-containing protein produces the protein MANKGEYPDWFLWLWEKWVVLFLVLGVLTLILIAGAVYLDNRFARFEDELKFVPPRSYQPPELSEYEAGKIDSQKLTRSGSIYAPCYSHIYYHGGSPLLLETTLSIRNINQDQPVYLTAINYVDTDGESIKIYLDQTIKLAPFQTIEFLVEEKDSTGGSGANFLVNWMAGEEVEPPLVETVMVGASGSRAIAFSRSGVPIPAGKSEN
- a CDS encoding HD domain-containing protein — encoded protein: METLHSPVVENAIRVAAEAHKSQKRKSSGIPYIAHPMGVCLILVKAGFHEESILAAAALHDVVEDTALTFEDLAETFSDEILQYVREMTEEKEAEDGKKRSWRDRKRDHIQVMQQASEGARAIELADKLHNLEAMLFDLQTEDRSEFWGHFGASPQEIVQYYHSMIEAAGQSDARLESLVKNCLARLEELQKHLP
- a CDS encoding ABC transporter transmembrane domain-containing protein; protein product: MFWSFINGLLLALLLLIFFLILDLLDHQGKIAVQGATQVQLLQELQGITVAAEPVEKPEPAEENQPKPKLDTKKEAAEKQPEPEPEKKAAPAASQPRPALERLSLSNTGILPSVWWTHSKYHLGLLKSLYQRVPLLQQNQSALFTLILVSLVLASIRVLIRWRCRLRSLKVSYHISTTLRNMIHRQALRLGPGDLSGKETEQAFHLFIQDVGTVQSGVFHWVYDLTRHILTVVVLLLIAVSIDWRLTLQCIIPLAAAWYFLLQHRKDSELQHAKTLVTIETELSLLAENLRSTRLVRGYGMENAEHEQFQKHLAKYTENLEKLKRVEGWGHRIARGLAVFCSCLVVFLVGYKVLVNPEVLPLSAAVLVVGIFGFFYLPVSGLHTLLHVREEANVAASSIYRYLNLIPEVGQAVGAKFLEPLSSALQFENVNYSLTANSPLILNGFDLKVPAGTSTALVSLDKLAPRAVSFLIPRFIEPRSGRVLMDGEDTAWVTLESLRAEAIFVSGNDPYLTGSVKDNIRCGDERYSLQEVIAASKESHAHQFIQNLPQGYETVLGQHGEDLTTGESFRLGLARALLRKPALMIIEEPEGPLDEDTKTLLEDAYARIFQNRTILVIPSRITTLRRVDQVVVIQDGKVETVDSQANLLKRSALYRHWEYTRFNQFRHSQETPNEPR